One Neodiprion pinetum isolate iyNeoPine1 chromosome 1, iyNeoPine1.2, whole genome shotgun sequence genomic window carries:
- the LOC124224992 gene encoding uncharacterized protein isoform X3: MGSNFDRATPYWTHEVFEAIHRVYGNRVISLGYPKFAQGRLEWPPYSPDLDPCDFFLWGNENASLPLLISEVYRLIPYIGSEYVHFHPKNMPDVKIDKIEIIGIVTDKIELQKYISYTVDDSTGIVPVLCPKKPVNEDESTDSQESSDDESFAHKEKKLELKPPFGLAPSAPYSYQTHIQSLWFQARGKEFCYDEVLLYDYVHVIGFCAMDIRHQKNVSKLTNDDIELGRLFMFGMNLRKISEADHNAMTKSLITRVARQRYVKPKVE; encoded by the exons ATGGGCAGCAATTTCG ATCGAGCGACGCCGTACTGGACTCATGAGGTGTTTGAAGCTATTCATCGCGTATATGGGAATCGAGTAATCAGTCTGGGGTACCCTAAATTTGCTCAAGGCAGACTAGAATGGCCTCCGTACTCACCAGACCTGGACCcttgtgattttttcttgTGGG gtaATGAAAATGCATCTTTACCTCTACTAATTTCAGAAGTATACCGCCTGATACCTTACATTGGGTCGGAATATGTACATTTTCACCCAAAAAATATGCCTGATGTTAAGAtagataaaattgaaattattggCATTGTCACAGACAAGATAGAACTGCAAAAATACATCTCATATACTG TGGATGACAGCACTGGCATAGTTCCGGTATTATGTCCAAAGAAACCAGTAAATGAAGATGAGTCAACAGATTCTCAAGAGTCAAGTGATGATGAGTCTTTTGCCCATAAGGAGAAAAAACTTGAGCTGAAACCTCCATTTGGACTTGCGCCTAGCGCACCATATTCTTATCAGACT catATTCAAAGCTTATGGTTTCAAGCAAGAGGTAAAGAATTCTGTTACGATGAAGTTCTGTTATACGACTACGTGCATGTCATTGGGTTTTGTGCCATGGATATCCGACATCAAAAGAATGTTAGCAAGCTTACTAATGATGATATAGAACTTGGCAGGTTATTTATGTTTGGAATgaatctgagaaaaataagTGAAGCAGATCACAATGCTATGACAAAAAGCTTGATAACTCGTGTCGCCAGACAACGATACGTCAAGCCCAAAGTTGAGTAA
- the LOC124224992 gene encoding uncharacterized protein isoform X4, translated as MTDWFHNPDFLRIYHSADKEWPGFEVPGNENASLPLLISEVYRLIPYIGSEYVHFHPKNMPDVKIDKIEIIGIVTDKIELQKYISYTVDDSTGIVPVLCPKKPVNEDESTDSQESSDDESFAHKEKKLELKPPFGLAPSAPYSYQTHIQSLWFQARGKEFCYDEVLLYDYVHVIGFCAMDIRHQKNVSKLTNDDIELGRLFMFGMNLRKISEADHNAMTKSLITRVARQRYVKPKVE; from the exons ATGACTGATTGGTTTCATAATCCTGATTTTTTACGGATATATCACTCCGCGGATAAGGAATGGCCCGGCTTTGAAGTTCCTG gtaATGAAAATGCATCTTTACCTCTACTAATTTCAGAAGTATACCGCCTGATACCTTACATTGGGTCGGAATATGTACATTTTCACCCAAAAAATATGCCTGATGTTAAGAtagataaaattgaaattattggCATTGTCACAGACAAGATAGAACTGCAAAAATACATCTCATATACTG TGGATGACAGCACTGGCATAGTTCCGGTATTATGTCCAAAGAAACCAGTAAATGAAGATGAGTCAACAGATTCTCAAGAGTCAAGTGATGATGAGTCTTTTGCCCATAAGGAGAAAAAACTTGAGCTGAAACCTCCATTTGGACTTGCGCCTAGCGCACCATATTCTTATCAGACT catATTCAAAGCTTATGGTTTCAAGCAAGAGGTAAAGAATTCTGTTACGATGAAGTTCTGTTATACGACTACGTGCATGTCATTGGGTTTTGTGCCATGGATATCCGACATCAAAAGAATGTTAGCAAGCTTACTAATGATGATATAGAACTTGGCAGGTTATTTATGTTTGGAATgaatctgagaaaaataagTGAAGCAGATCACAATGCTATGACAAAAAGCTTGATAACTCGTGTCGCCAGACAACGATACGTCAAGCCCAAAGTTGAGTAA
- the LOC124224992 gene encoding uncharacterized protein isoform X1, with amino-acid sequence MTDWFHNPDFLRIYHSADKEWPGFEVPGMFEAKELNEELIIYCDEAHFWMNGYVNKQRYRFWGTQNPNISLAKSFHPRKVTAWAAISVKGIYLQFLESTVTAESYKQLLETKFFPYAKKRGLVKNFYFMQDRATPYWTHEVFEAIHRVYGNRVISLGYPKFAQGRLEWPPYSPDLDPCDFFLWGNENASLPLLISEVYRLIPYIGSEYVHFHPKNMPDVKIDKIEIIGIVTDKIELQKYISYTVDDSTGIVPVLCPKKPVNEDESTDSQESSDDESFAHKEKKLELKPPFGLAPSAPYSYQTHIQSLWFQARGKEFCYDEVLLYDYVHVIGFCAMDIRHQKNVSKLTNDDIELGRLFMFGMNLRKISEADHNAMTKSLITRVARQRYVKPKVE; translated from the exons ATGACTGATTGGTTTCATAATCCTGATTTTTTACGGATATATCACTCCGCGGATAAGGAATGGCCCGGCTTTGAAGTTCCTG GAATGTTTGAAGCCAAAGAACTTAATGAggaattgattatttattgcgATGAAGCACATTTTTGGATGAATGGGTACGTAAACAAGCAAAGGTACCGGTTTTGGGGAACGCAAAATCCCAACATATCGCTAGCGAAGTCCTTTCATCCACGGAAAGTAACGGCATGGGCAGCAATTTCGGTAAAAGGAATTTATTTGCAATTCTTGGAATCTACGGTAACAGCAGAAAGTTACAAACAGCTTTTGGAAACGAAATTCTTTCCTTATGCAAAAAAGAGGGGactggttaaaaatttttacttcatgCAAGATCGAGCGACGCCGTACTGGACTCATGAGGTGTTTGAAGCTATTCATCGCGTATATGGGAATCGAGTAATCAGTCTGGGGTACCCTAAATTTGCTCAAGGCAGACTAGAATGGCCTCCGTACTCACCAGACCTGGACCcttgtgattttttcttgTGGG gtaATGAAAATGCATCTTTACCTCTACTAATTTCAGAAGTATACCGCCTGATACCTTACATTGGGTCGGAATATGTACATTTTCACCCAAAAAATATGCCTGATGTTAAGAtagataaaattgaaattattggCATTGTCACAGACAAGATAGAACTGCAAAAATACATCTCATATACTG TGGATGACAGCACTGGCATAGTTCCGGTATTATGTCCAAAGAAACCAGTAAATGAAGATGAGTCAACAGATTCTCAAGAGTCAAGTGATGATGAGTCTTTTGCCCATAAGGAGAAAAAACTTGAGCTGAAACCTCCATTTGGACTTGCGCCTAGCGCACCATATTCTTATCAGACT catATTCAAAGCTTATGGTTTCAAGCAAGAGGTAAAGAATTCTGTTACGATGAAGTTCTGTTATACGACTACGTGCATGTCATTGGGTTTTGTGCCATGGATATCCGACATCAAAAGAATGTTAGCAAGCTTACTAATGATGATATAGAACTTGGCAGGTTATTTATGTTTGGAATgaatctgagaaaaataagTGAAGCAGATCACAATGCTATGACAAAAAGCTTGATAACTCGTGTCGCCAGACAACGATACGTCAAGCCCAAAGTTGAGTAA
- the LOC138190624 gene encoding uncharacterized protein isoform X2: MSTCVFCKTKQSKYSGRSFHKFPVKDVLRLQQWLKEMKRKDWKPNRNSTLCSAHFANDCFDRTGFLITLKKNSVPTIFDNPKSECSSCHRLREYGHGYSFFKFPLDEPDIMKQWIANINIGPWSPSSDSFLCSDHFEPSCFQKKSKNYITLRKGSIPTLFAPL, translated from the exons ATGAGTACCTGcgttttttgcaaaacaaagCAATCAAAATATAGTGGGCGATCATTTCACAA ATTTCCCGTGAAAGATGTGTTGCGCCTTCAGCAGTGGttgaaagaaatgaagagGAAGGACTGGAAGCCAAACCGAAATAGCACATTGTGTTCAGCTCATTTTGCAAATGACTGCTTTGATAGGACAGGATTCCtaattacattgaaaaagaACAGTGTACCAACTATATTTGATAACCCAAAATCAGAGTGTTCATCTTGTCACCGATTAAGGGAATATGGACATGGCTATTCATTCTTCAA GTTCCCATTGGATGAACCTGATATTATGAAGCAGTGGATCGCAAATATAAACATTGGACCGTGGTCTCCATCAAGTGATAGCTTTCTGTGTTCCGACCACTTTGAACCCTCTTGCTTtcagaagaaaagtaaaaattatataactttACGAAAAGGCAGTATCCCAACGTTATTTG CTCCACTTTGA
- the LOC138190624 gene encoding uncharacterized protein isoform X1: MSTCVFCKTKQSKYSGRSFHKFPVKDVLRLQQWLKEMKRKDWKPNRNSTLCSAHFANDCFDRTGFLITLKKNSVPTIFDNPKSECSSCHRLREYGHGYSFFKFPLDEPDIMKQWIANINIGPWSPSSDSFLCSDHFEPSCFQKKSKNYITLRKGSIPTLFGENLQQTEFQDESDRPTTVNLTKLHDHLHICT, from the exons ATGAGTACCTGcgttttttgcaaaacaaagCAATCAAAATATAGTGGGCGATCATTTCACAA ATTTCCCGTGAAAGATGTGTTGCGCCTTCAGCAGTGGttgaaagaaatgaagagGAAGGACTGGAAGCCAAACCGAAATAGCACATTGTGTTCAGCTCATTTTGCAAATGACTGCTTTGATAGGACAGGATTCCtaattacattgaaaaagaACAGTGTACCAACTATATTTGATAACCCAAAATCAGAGTGTTCATCTTGTCACCGATTAAGGGAATATGGACATGGCTATTCATTCTTCAA GTTCCCATTGGATGAACCTGATATTATGAAGCAGTGGATCGCAAATATAAACATTGGACCGTGGTCTCCATCAAGTGATAGCTTTCTGTGTTCCGACCACTTTGAACCCTCTTGCTTtcagaagaaaagtaaaaattatataactttACGAAAAGGCAGTATCCCAACGTTATTTG GTGAAAACTTGCAGCAGACCGAATTTCAGGATGAATCCGATCGGCCCACCACAGTGAATTTAACCAAATTACATGATCACCTACACATTTGTACCTGA
- the LOC138190624 gene encoding THAP domain-containing protein 5-like isoform X3, with the protein MSTCVFCKTKQSKYSGRSFHKFPVKDVLRLQQWLKEMKRKDWKPNRNSTLCSAHFANDCFDRTGFLITLKKNSVPTIFDNPKSECSSCHRLREYGHGYSFFKFPLDEPDIMKQWIANINIGPWSPSSDSFLCSDHFEPSCFQKKSQRKLSVHEDTLM; encoded by the exons ATGAGTACCTGcgttttttgcaaaacaaagCAATCAAAATATAGTGGGCGATCATTTCACAA ATTTCCCGTGAAAGATGTGTTGCGCCTTCAGCAGTGGttgaaagaaatgaagagGAAGGACTGGAAGCCAAACCGAAATAGCACATTGTGTTCAGCTCATTTTGCAAATGACTGCTTTGATAGGACAGGATTCCtaattacattgaaaaagaACAGTGTACCAACTATATTTGATAACCCAAAATCAGAGTGTTCATCTTGTCACCGATTAAGGGAATATGGACATGGCTATTCATTCTTCAA GTTCCCATTGGATGAACCTGATATTATGAAGCAGTGGATCGCAAATATAAACATTGGACCGTGGTCTCCATCAAGTGATAGCTTTCTGTGTTCCGACCACTTTGAACCCTCTTGCTTtcagaagaaaa GTCAGAGAAAACTCAGTGTGCATGAAGACACGTTGATGTGA
- the LOC124224992 gene encoding uncharacterized protein isoform X2 gives MTKRIEFYNTITGMFEAKELNEELIIYCDEAHFWMNGYVNKQRYRFWGTQNPNISLAKSFHPRKVTAWAAISVKGIYLQFLESTVTAESYKQLLETKFFPYAKKRGLVKNFYFMQDRATPYWTHEVFEAIHRVYGNRVISLGYPKFAQGRLEWPPYSPDLDPCDFFLWGNENASLPLLISEVYRLIPYIGSEYVHFHPKNMPDVKIDKIEIIGIVTDKIELQKYISYTVDDSTGIVPVLCPKKPVNEDESTDSQESSDDESFAHKEKKLELKPPFGLAPSAPYSYQTHIQSLWFQARGKEFCYDEVLLYDYVHVIGFCAMDIRHQKNVSKLTNDDIELGRLFMFGMNLRKISEADHNAMTKSLITRVARQRYVKPKVE, from the exons ATGACGAAACGCATTGAATTTTATAACACTATTACAGGAATGTTTGAAGCCAAAGAACTTAATGAggaattgattatttattgcgATGAAGCACATTTTTGGATGAATGGGTACGTAAACAAGCAAAGGTACCGGTTTTGGGGAACGCAAAATCCCAACATATCGCTAGCGAAGTCCTTTCATCCACGGAAAGTAACGGCATGGGCAGCAATTTCGGTAAAAGGAATTTATTTGCAATTCTTGGAATCTACGGTAACAGCAGAAAGTTACAAACAGCTTTTGGAAACGAAATTCTTTCCTTATGCAAAAAAGAGGGGactggttaaaaatttttacttcatgCAAGATCGAGCGACGCCGTACTGGACTCATGAGGTGTTTGAAGCTATTCATCGCGTATATGGGAATCGAGTAATCAGTCTGGGGTACCCTAAATTTGCTCAAGGCAGACTAGAATGGCCTCCGTACTCACCAGACCTGGACCcttgtgattttttcttgTGGG gtaATGAAAATGCATCTTTACCTCTACTAATTTCAGAAGTATACCGCCTGATACCTTACATTGGGTCGGAATATGTACATTTTCACCCAAAAAATATGCCTGATGTTAAGAtagataaaattgaaattattggCATTGTCACAGACAAGATAGAACTGCAAAAATACATCTCATATACTG TGGATGACAGCACTGGCATAGTTCCGGTATTATGTCCAAAGAAACCAGTAAATGAAGATGAGTCAACAGATTCTCAAGAGTCAAGTGATGATGAGTCTTTTGCCCATAAGGAGAAAAAACTTGAGCTGAAACCTCCATTTGGACTTGCGCCTAGCGCACCATATTCTTATCAGACT catATTCAAAGCTTATGGTTTCAAGCAAGAGGTAAAGAATTCTGTTACGATGAAGTTCTGTTATACGACTACGTGCATGTCATTGGGTTTTGTGCCATGGATATCCGACATCAAAAGAATGTTAGCAAGCTTACTAATGATGATATAGAACTTGGCAGGTTATTTATGTTTGGAATgaatctgagaaaaataagTGAAGCAGATCACAATGCTATGACAAAAAGCTTGATAACTCGTGTCGCCAGACAACGATACGTCAAGCCCAAAGTTGAGTAA